The Falco cherrug isolate bFalChe1 chromosome 6, bFalChe1.pri, whole genome shotgun sequence genome window below encodes:
- the SLC35F6 gene encoding solute carrier family 35 member F6, producing the protein MAWSRYQLGLAALMLVTGSINTLAAKWADNFSASGCGGTEEHGFQHPFLQAVGMFLGEFSCLGVFYLLVWRDRFRLEPSMAPSQSFSPLLFLPPALCDMTGTSIMYVALNMTSASSFQMLRGSVIIFTGLLSVAFLGRKLELSQWLGILVTIVGLVVVGLADLHSSHDQKHKLSEVITGDLLIIMAQVIVAIQMVLEEKFVYKHDVHPLRAVGTEGFFGFIILALLLVPMYYIPAGSFSGNPRRTLEDALDAFCQIGHQPLIALALLGNISSIAFFNFAGISVTKEISATTRMVLDSLRTLVIWAVSLAVGWETFHGLEILGFGVLLVGAALYNGLHRPLLARLPRRVEETSRTGRTRRLAAGGDHGHQQRELSLRHPVWGLAPRFISLHHLGAVVVMPAASLLLFEGETSPLPHCQGSGRGW; encoded by the exons ATGGCCTGGTCCCGGTACCAGCTGGGCCTGGCCGCCCTCATGCTGGTCACCGGCTCCATCAACACCTTGGCGGCCAA GTGGGCTGATAACTTCAGTGCGAGTGGCTGCGGTGGGACGGAGGAGCATGGCTTTCAGCACCCCTTCCTTCAG GCTGTGGGCATGTTCCTGGGTGAATTTTCCTGCCTGGGGGTGTTTTACCTGCTGGTGTGGAGGGATCGGTTCAGGCTGGAGCCCAGCATGGCCCCATCACAGTCCTTCAGCCCGCTGCTCTTCCTACCCCCTGCTCTCTGTGACATGACTGGGACCAGCATCATGTACGTGG CCTTGAACATGACCAGTGCCTCCAGCTTCCAGATGCTGCGAGGATCCGTCATCATCTTCACCGGGCTTCTCTCTGTGGCCTTCCTGGGCCGCAAACTGGAGCTGAGCCAGTGGCTGGGCATCCTGGTCACCATTGTGGgactggtggtggtggggctggctgACCTGCACAGCTCTCATGACCAGAAACACAAGCTCAGCGAGGTGATAACAG GTGACCTGCTTATCATCATGGCGCAGGTGATTGTTGCCATCCAGATGGTGCTGGAGGAGAAATTTGTCTACAAGCACGATGTGCACCCGCTGCGGGCCGTCGGCACTGAAG GTTTCTTTGGCTTCATCATCCTGGCCTTGCTGCTGGTGCCCATGTACTACATCCCAGCGGGCAGCTTCAGTGGGAACCCTCGGCGGACACTGGAAGATGCCCTCGATGCCTTCTGCCAGATTGGCCACCAGCCCCTGAtcgccctggccctgctgggtaACATCAGCAGCATCGCCTTCTTCAACTTTGCTGGCATCAGCGTCACTAAGGAGATCAGTGCCACCACCCGCATGGTGCTGGACAGCCTCCGCACCCTCGTCATCTGGGCTGtcagcctggctgtgggctgggagacCTTCCATGGCCTGGAGATCTTGGGGtttggggtgctgctggtgggtgctgCTCTTTACAATGGCCTGCACCGGCCCCTGCTCGCCCGCCTGCCCCGGCGCGTGGAGGAGACCAGCAGGACGGGCCGAACACGAAGGCTTGCTGCAGGGGGAGACCACGGCCATCAACAGCGAGAGCTGAGCCTTCGCCACCCTGTGTGGGGCTTGGCCCCGCGATTTATTTCCCTGCACCATCTCGGCGCGGTGGTGGTGatgccagctgccagcctgctgctgtttgaGGGAGAAACCTCTCCCCTGCCTCACTGCCAGGGCTCCGGGAGGGGATGGTGA
- the CLU gene encoding clusterin, protein MALLLLSLLGLLLAWEGGQALVPPSELKQMSAAGSKYIDTEVENAINGVKQMKTLMDKTSKDHQAILHTLEETKRRKEEAVQLAREKEQQLAANQEVCNETMLALWEECKPCLKQTCMRFYSRTCRSGSGLVGRQLEEFLNHSSPFSIWVNGERIDSLLERDQRQERQFEDLEERFGLLEDGVDGIFQDSTQVYGRMYPFFRAPFSGFREAFRPSVQHVRFPVRSERFSRELHPFFQHPHHGFHHLFQPLFEMTQRMLEEAQGGWEHSLGGFASESRNFSDERMVCREIRRNSAGCLRMRDECEKCREILSVDCWQTDPAQSQLREQLEDALRLAERFTRRYDDLLHAFQAEMLNTTSLLDQLNRQFGWVSRLANFTKGNDGFLQVTTVLSKTPNLEDPSAPPDTQVTVQLFDSEPLSLTVPGDISWEDPRFMEIVAEQALQHYKQNVIE, encoded by the exons AtggcgctgctgctgctctcgcTCCTCGGCCTCCTGCTTGCCTGGGAAGGGGGCCAGGCCCTCGTCCCCCCCAGCGAGCTCAAGC AGATgtcagcagctggcagcaaatACATCGACACAGAGGTGGAAAATGCCATCAACGGGGTAAAGCAGATGAAGACCCTCATGGATAAGACCAGCAAGGACCACCAAGCCATCCTGCACACCTTGGAGGAGActaagaggaggaaggag GAGGCGGTGCAGCTGGCCCgggagaaggagcagcagctggcagcgAACCAGGAGGTGTGCAATGAGACGATGCTGGCGCTCTGGGAAGAGTGCAAGCCCTGCCTCAAGCAAACCTGCATGCGCTTCTACTCCCGCACATGCCGCAGCGGCTCGGGGCTGGTGGGGCGGCAG ctggaggaATTCCTCAATCATTCCTCGCCCTTCTCCATCTGGGTGAACGGCGAGCGCATCGACTCGCTGCTGGAGCGGGACCAGCGGCAGGAGCGGCAGTTCGAGGACCTGGAAGAACGTTTCGGGTTGCTGGAAGATGGGGTGGATGGCATCTTCCAAGACAGCACCCAGGTCTATGGCCGCATGTATCCCTTCTTCCGAGCACCCTTCAGTGGCTTCCGCGAGGCTTTCCGTCCCTCCGTCCAGCATGTCCGCTTCCCCGTGCGCAGTGAGAGGTTTTCCCGGGAGCTGCATCCGTTCTTTCAGCATCCCCACCACGGCTTCCACCACCTCTTCCAGCCGCTCTTTGAGATGACACAGCGGATGCTAGAGGAAGCACAGGGTGGCTGGGAGCACTCGCTGGGTGGCTTTGCCTCAG AGTCCCGTAACTTCAGTGACGAGCGCATGGTGTGTCGGGAGATCCGTCGTAACTCAGCCGGCTGCCTGCGGATGCGGGATGAGTGTGAGAAGTGTCGGGAGATCCTCTCTGTGG acTGCTGGCAGACAGACCCTGCCCAGAGCCAGCTGCgggagcagctggaggatgcGCTGCGCCTGGCCGAACGCTTCACGCGCCGTTACGACGACCTCCTCCATGCCTTCCAAGCTGAGATGCTCAACACCACGAGCCTCCTGGACCAGCTCAACCGTCAGTTCGGCTGGGTCTCACGTCTGGCCAACTTCACTAAAGGCAATGACGGCTTCCTCCAGGTCACCACG GTCCTCTCCAAGACTCCCAACCTCGAGgacccctcagccccccctGACACACAGGTGACAGTGCAGCTCTTTGATTCGGAGCCGCTGTCCCTCACCGTGCCTGGGGACATCTCCTGGGAGGACCCCCGCTTCATGGAGATCGTGGCTGAGCAGGCGCTTCAGCACTACAAGCAAAATGTCAT AGAGTAG